In the Streptomyces sp. V4I8 genome, TTAACAGGGCGGATACGCCTACGGCGCCCCGCCGTATGGCTGGCGGGCCCACCAGAAGGAATTGGCCGAAGAGGAAGCAGAGCAGGCCGGCCGCGCCCGAGCTCGCCAGCTCCGCGACGAGGACGAACTGTCATTCCGCGAGATTGCCACCGTGCTGGAGGCAGAAGGCATCCGGCCCAAACGCGGGGAGCGCTGGCACCCCGAGACCGTCCGCCGGATGCTCGCCAACTCGACCGACAAGCCGCCGACTCTGTACCCCAGGCAGCGCAGCGTCTAGGGCCTGTCCGATGGGTCGCGTGACCAGCCAGCAAGCAGATCGTTCCGGTCAGTGTGGGGCGGGGTGATCTGTCGGATCAGGAGTGGGCTCGGCTGGAGTCGCACTTGCCGAAGAACGCGGGGCGAGGCGGGCGTTGGAAGAGCCATCGCAGGGTGATCAACGGCATTCTCTTCCGGCAGCGGACTGGTATCCCGTGGCGTGATCTGCCGGCACGGTTCGGGAAGTGGAAGACCGTGCATGACAGGCATCGCAGGTGGTCGGCGGACGGCACGTGGGAAAGGATCCTGCGGGCCGTCCAGGCCGATGCCGATATGGAAGGCCGGATCGACTGGAGCATGGTCAGCGTGGACTCGACCTCCTGCCGCGCCCACCAGCACGCGGCGGGCGCTCGTACCGACGCGCCACGTATCCCTGGACGACGCAGCCGACCTGTTCAGCATCGTTCGGATGAGGCCCTGGGACGTTCCCGTGGCGGGCTGACGTGCAAGATCCATCTGGCCGGTGAGGGCGGCCGACGTCCGCTCGCGTTCGTCATCACACCAGGCCAGTGGGGCGATGCCCCGCAACTGATCCCGGTCCTCGAACGCATCCGTGTCCCGCGCCCGGGCGGCGGCCATCCGCGCACGCGCCCCGATCACCTGGGTGGCGACAAAGCGTACTCGTCCCGCCGGAATCGCCGCTATCTGCGGCGTCGGCAGATCAAGCACACCATCCCCGAGCGCAAGGACCAGCGGGCCAACCGCCGGCGCCGCGGCAGCGCGGGCGGCCGCCCCACCGGCTTCGACAAGACGATCTACAAGCGCCGCAACGAAGTCGAGCGAACGATCAACGCCCTCAAGGGCTTCCGCGCCGTAGCCACCCCATTCGACAAGAGGGCGTACATCTTCCACGGCACTGTGACCGTCGCTGTCATTCGCCTCTGGCTCCGCTCATGACCCGCCGGACAGTCCTAAGGAGTCCCATGACGATGTTGGCTTCGGTGCCTGTCCTGCACGGGTTCGCCTGAGAATGTCGATCGAGGCGAACTGCCCCAATATCGGCATGATTTCAAGGCCATGTGCGGCGGATCGAGTCACGAGGCCGGGTAGCAGATCCTTCCGTCCCGTGTGAGGCGCGTCTTACGGTCGCGGAGTGGGCTCGGCTGAAGCTACACCTTTTCCATAATGCTCTGCGCTGCGTCACCGCCGGGGCAGGGTGCCGGAGGCGGGTTGGCCCCGGTGCCCGCTCAAACGCCAGGGTCCTACTCCGGAGTAGGAGTAGGACCTCGCTCAATGACGTCGAGCCGTCACGGC is a window encoding:
- a CDS encoding recombinase family protein → MAEEEAEQAGRARARQLRDEDELSFREIATVLEAEGIRPKRGERWHPETVRRMLANSTDKPPTLYPRQRSV
- a CDS encoding IS5 family transposase, whose translation is MGRGDLSDQEWARLESHLPKNAGRGGRWKSHRRVINGILFRQRTGIPWRDLPARFGKWKTVHDRHRRWSADGTWERILRAVQADADMEGRIDWSMVSVDSTSCRAHQHAAGARTDAPRIPGRRSRPVQHRSDEALGRSRGGLTCKIHLAGEGGRRPLAFVITPGQWGDAPQLIPVLERIRVPRPGGGHPRTRPDHLGGDKAYSSRRNRRYLRRRQIKHTIPERKDQRANRRRRGSAGGRPTGFDKTIYKRRNEVERTINALKGFRAVATPFDKRAYIFHGTVTVAVIRLWLRS